From one Nonomuraea polychroma genomic stretch:
- a CDS encoding TIGR03560 family F420-dependent LLM class oxidoreductase yields MEDSLDVPSPCLIVLVGPGASGKSTWAAKSFPAEWIVSSDHLRAMVGSGEDDIAASADALTLLLQIVTIRVRRRLTTVIDTLGLDVERRRAWLALARENQMACVAVAFDTPAAECRSRNQGRAKRIPVDVLNSQLRTWRRTKETLATEGFDKVISPRPVRVVPKAFSEAAAAARRQHDEPAGMRFGLHLASFSFSRDRAATAGHLRDIAEAAESAGFDGIYVMDHFRQIPQIGRPWDDFLESWTTLAYLCAHTSRVRLGTLVSGITYRNVAHLGKIVATLDILSRGRAVCGVGLAWFKEEHLAYGWEFPPVSARYALLEDALQLLPLIWGPGSPRFDGRVLSVPEAVCYPRPIQAKIPIIVGGGAERRTLRLAARYADAANVFGDVRTVRHKAGVLRRHCAEAGRDPEQVALTHLSTALVGADDRHVTQLVSRLRPPRRDPARFAESVNAGTVHDHVGRFRELAEAGVGEVIVRLPDLSDTEPIERMAKIIAAFR; encoded by the coding sequence ATGGAAGACAGCCTGGATGTGCCATCACCTTGCCTGATCGTCCTGGTCGGTCCGGGTGCGTCGGGGAAGTCGACGTGGGCCGCGAAGAGCTTTCCCGCCGAGTGGATCGTTTCGAGCGACCATCTCCGCGCCATGGTGGGAAGCGGCGAAGACGACATCGCAGCCAGCGCGGATGCGCTCACGCTTCTGCTTCAGATAGTGACGATACGCGTGCGTCGGCGGCTGACCACAGTGATCGACACGCTCGGCCTCGACGTGGAACGCCGTCGCGCCTGGCTCGCCCTGGCGCGCGAGAACCAGATGGCGTGCGTGGCGGTGGCCTTCGACACGCCTGCCGCCGAGTGCCGCTCACGCAATCAGGGACGGGCCAAACGCATTCCGGTTGACGTGCTGAACAGCCAGCTCCGTACGTGGCGTCGCACCAAGGAGACGCTGGCCACCGAGGGCTTTGACAAGGTGATCTCTCCCCGGCCCGTTCGCGTGGTGCCCAAGGCGTTCTCCGAAGCCGCGGCCGCCGCCCGGCGCCAGCATGACGAACCGGCCGGGATGCGGTTCGGGCTGCACCTGGCCAGCTTTTCCTTCTCCCGCGACAGGGCGGCCACGGCGGGCCATCTCAGGGACATCGCCGAAGCGGCGGAGTCCGCGGGATTCGACGGCATCTACGTGATGGACCACTTCCGGCAGATTCCGCAGATAGGCCGGCCTTGGGACGACTTCCTGGAGAGCTGGACCACGCTGGCGTACCTGTGCGCGCACACGTCGCGGGTACGACTCGGCACGCTGGTCTCCGGTATCACCTACCGCAACGTCGCGCACCTCGGCAAGATCGTTGCGACTCTGGACATATTGAGCCGGGGCAGGGCGGTCTGCGGGGTGGGGCTCGCCTGGTTCAAGGAGGAGCACCTGGCCTACGGCTGGGAGTTCCCGCCGGTCTCCGCGAGATATGCACTGCTGGAGGACGCGCTTCAACTGTTGCCCCTGATATGGGGACCAGGCAGCCCGCGGTTCGATGGGCGTGTCCTGTCGGTGCCGGAGGCGGTCTGCTATCCCAGACCCATCCAGGCGAAAATACCCATCATCGTGGGCGGCGGAGCTGAGCGGCGGACGCTGAGGCTGGCCGCCCGCTATGCGGATGCCGCCAATGTCTTCGGCGACGTGCGCACCGTGCGGCACAAGGCGGGAGTGCTACGTCGCCACTGCGCCGAGGCCGGCCGCGATCCCGAGCAGGTCGCACTCACACATCTGTCCACCGCCCTGGTAGGGGCCGACGACAGACACGTGACACAACTGGTGAGCCGACTTCGCCCGCCCCGACGGGATCCCGCTCGCTTTGCGGAGTCGGTGAACGCCGGCACTGTACATGATCACGTAGGCCGTTTCCGAGAGCTGGCGGAAGCAGGCGTGGGAGAGGTCATTGTGCGCCTGCCGGATCTCTCGGACACGGAACCGATCGAGCGCATGGCGAAGATCATCGCGGCCTTCCGTTGA
- a CDS encoding acyl-CoA thioesterase: protein MKRFYEYRHLVTFADTNLVGNVYFTNHLEWQGVCREHFLAEHAPGVIERLADDLALVTVSCSCEYFLELYALDQVSVRMSLRGIEANRVSMEFTYFRVNTGLAQLVARGEQTIACLARKDNGLVPVDVPEELRAALDAYAGRPA, encoded by the coding sequence GTGAAGCGTTTCTACGAGTACCGGCACCTGGTGACCTTCGCCGACACCAACCTGGTGGGCAACGTCTACTTCACGAACCACCTGGAATGGCAGGGCGTCTGTCGCGAGCATTTTCTGGCCGAGCACGCCCCGGGCGTCATAGAAAGGCTCGCCGACGACCTCGCTCTGGTGACGGTCTCCTGCTCGTGCGAATACTTCTTGGAGCTCTACGCACTGGACCAGGTTTCGGTACGCATGTCGCTGCGCGGTATCGAGGCCAATCGCGTTTCCATGGAGTTCACGTACTTCCGGGTCAATACCGGCCTTGCGCAGCTGGTGGCCCGAGGCGAGCAGACGATCGCGTGCCTGGCCAGGAAGGACAACGGGCTGGTGCCCGTGGACGTGCCCGAAGAATTGCGCGCCGCTCTCGACGCCTACGCGGGCCGGCCAGCGTGA
- a CDS encoding SRPBCC domain-containing protein — protein sequence MDDAIPPIVEPIRHAIMVEADRERTFNTFIREIGSWWPIQTSAIQPGQVESVHVEEHVGGRIYEVLFDGRECDWGHIQKWDPPKFFAFSWEVLPGPIYTEVLLYFKTLGPRLTRVELVHHGWEKLGPMMMDLYAKHKAGWPNILGGFERMFAR from the coding sequence ATGGACGATGCGATCCCGCCCATCGTGGAACCTATCCGGCACGCGATAATGGTCGAGGCCGACCGGGAGCGCACTTTCAACACCTTCATCCGCGAGATCGGCAGTTGGTGGCCGATCCAGACCAGCGCGATCCAACCCGGCCAGGTCGAGTCCGTCCATGTGGAGGAACACGTGGGCGGCCGGATCTACGAGGTGCTGTTCGACGGGCGCGAATGCGACTGGGGTCACATCCAGAAGTGGGACCCGCCGAAGTTCTTCGCCTTCTCCTGGGAGGTGCTGCCGGGACCCATCTACACAGAGGTACTGCTCTATTTCAAGACCCTGGGGCCGCGGCTGACCCGTGTCGAGCTGGTTCATCACGGGTGGGAGAAGCTCGGCCCAATGATGATGGATCTTTACGCGAAGCACAAAGCCGGCTGGCCCAACATCCTCGGGGGTTTTGAGCGGATGTTCGCGCGCTAG
- a CDS encoding DHA2 family efflux MFS transporter permease subunit has product MATSDGLDAAYSQSRQRWTLVLASFASFMVGLDVLVVTTALPTLHQDMNAGTAALGWTISAYELGFAALILTGAALGDRYGRRLLFVSGLALFTVSSLVCAISPTIEILIAARALQGVGGGIAIALALAVITDATPPEQRGAAFGVWGAISGLAVALGPLIGGAIIELLSWQWIFWLNVPVGIVVIILSLVRISESKGIAHRIDLLGLVLSTLGVYGIAQALIRGGEDGWASPYVLGGLVGGVVALVAFLWWEHRTTAPMMPLDLFRNRSFVGGCVVSFSLAATLYGVGFVFAQYLQLALGHDPLGVGVRMLPWVALALFISPMAGRMADSKGERPLLIVGLLLHAVGFLAIALMAMADIGYGMMIVPLLAAGVGVAVAFPTAASAVMRSVEPQLVGIAAGVSNTIRQVGAVFGVAVAAAVFSSAGGYGSADQFVDGFTPALIALTVITVGGAAGAGLIRRLEFSPPPSTAPQAEPAG; this is encoded by the coding sequence ATGGCCACTAGTGACGGCCTCGACGCCGCCTACTCGCAGTCTCGTCAGCGGTGGACCTTAGTCCTCGCCTCCTTCGCCTCCTTCATGGTCGGTCTTGACGTACTGGTCGTCACGACCGCTCTGCCCACACTCCATCAGGACATGAACGCGGGCACGGCAGCGCTCGGTTGGACGATCAGCGCTTACGAGCTGGGCTTCGCGGCCCTGATCCTGACCGGCGCGGCGCTCGGAGACCGCTACGGCCGGCGTCTGCTGTTCGTCTCAGGGCTCGCCCTGTTCACCGTCAGCTCGTTGGTCTGCGCGATCAGCCCGACCATCGAGATCCTCATCGCGGCCCGCGCTCTCCAGGGGGTCGGCGGCGGAATCGCGATCGCGCTCGCCCTGGCCGTCATCACGGACGCCACCCCTCCCGAACAGAGAGGTGCGGCATTCGGTGTCTGGGGCGCCATTTCCGGCCTGGCCGTCGCGCTGGGGCCGCTGATCGGCGGGGCCATCATCGAACTGCTCTCATGGCAGTGGATCTTCTGGCTCAACGTGCCGGTCGGCATCGTCGTGATCATCCTCAGCCTCGTCAGGATCAGCGAAAGCAAGGGGATCGCGCACCGCATCGACCTGCTCGGACTGGTGTTGTCGACCCTGGGTGTCTACGGCATCGCACAGGCGCTCATCAGGGGCGGCGAGGACGGATGGGCCAGCCCGTACGTGCTCGGCGGCCTGGTCGGCGGAGTCGTGGCCCTGGTCGCCTTCCTGTGGTGGGAGCATCGCACCACCGCTCCCATGATGCCTCTCGATCTCTTCCGCAACCGCAGCTTCGTCGGCGGCTGCGTGGTCAGCTTCTCCCTGGCCGCCACGCTGTACGGCGTGGGCTTCGTCTTCGCCCAATACCTCCAGCTCGCCCTGGGCCACGATCCTCTCGGCGTGGGCGTCCGCATGTTGCCCTGGGTCGCTCTCGCGCTCTTCATCTCTCCCATGGCCGGGCGCATGGCCGACAGCAAGGGAGAACGCCCCCTGCTGATCGTCGGGCTCCTGCTGCACGCCGTCGGCTTCTTGGCGATCGCGCTGATGGCCATGGCCGACATCGGCTACGGCATGATGATCGTGCCGCTGCTCGCCGCCGGCGTCGGCGTCGCGGTCGCGTTCCCCACAGCCGCCTCCGCGGTGATGCGCTCTGTCGAGCCACAGCTCGTGGGCATCGCGGCAGGCGTCAGCAACACGATCAGGCAGGTCGGCGCGGTGTTCGGCGTCGCGGTGGCGGCCGCGGTCTTCTCCAGTGCGGGCGGGTACGGCTCGGCCGACCAGTTCGTCGACGGGTTCACACCCGCACTGATCGCGTTGACCGTCATCACGGTAGGGGGCGCGGCAGGCGCAGGGCTGATTCGCCGCCTTGAATTCTCCCCTCCGCCTTCGACGGCCCCGCAGGCAGAGCCGGCGGGCTGA
- a CDS encoding MFS transporter produces MTVVDYALRPIAGSVSPVRARTRTAALAVVAVAPFVANADAGIVALALPDIQRDLDMTLTAAQWVTNVYVLLVGGFQLLGGRLADIVGRRRLFLTCLLGFVLASAMCGAATDGPWLIAGRAFQAVSAALLIPAAMAIMIAMFTDPAERSRAVGIWGTVGGIGAITGTCAGGVVVSQFDWRWGFYVNIPIGVAILVTSLRLVPKDGTERARGADVPGAACMTGGLLAMVYGFVRAAEHGWADPFTLAILAGGAILLIAFALIQSRASHPLVPPALVRNRRLVCGAVGVLLVSAATIPVIVVGSLYLQRVHGAGALTAGFMLVPVVGMVLLVGPLGTYLLNRLGPRVPYLLGWAAIGGGLLLLTRLAPDSAYLTDILPGLVLVGVGMPFAWINSEVVATSSADERTAGLAAGVVQAAAQIGAAIGLAIAMTAANTYAAGRLAQGADPLTALSDGVARAFLLAAVLTIPAVLNAIVGMRRANTADSLQ; encoded by the coding sequence ATGACCGTCGTCGACTATGCCCTCAGGCCGATCGCCGGCTCCGTCAGCCCCGTCCGTGCTCGGACGCGCACCGCGGCCCTCGCCGTCGTGGCAGTGGCACCGTTCGTCGCCAACGCTGATGCCGGAATCGTGGCGCTGGCCCTTCCCGACATCCAGCGCGACCTCGACATGACCTTGACGGCGGCCCAGTGGGTCACCAACGTGTATGTCCTGCTGGTCGGCGGATTCCAGCTGTTAGGCGGGCGGCTCGCGGACATCGTCGGCCGGCGGCGCCTGTTCCTGACCTGCCTCCTTGGGTTCGTCCTGGCCTCCGCGATGTGCGGCGCCGCCACCGACGGCCCCTGGCTGATCGCCGGCCGCGCATTCCAGGCGGTTTCTGCGGCACTGCTCATCCCCGCCGCCATGGCGATCATGATCGCCATGTTCACCGACCCAGCCGAACGGAGCAGAGCCGTCGGCATCTGGGGGACGGTCGGCGGCATCGGCGCCATCACCGGCACCTGCGCGGGTGGCGTCGTGGTCAGCCAGTTCGACTGGCGCTGGGGCTTCTACGTGAACATCCCGATCGGCGTGGCCATCCTGGTGACCTCGCTCCGCCTGGTGCCGAAAGACGGCACCGAGCGCGCTCGCGGCGCGGACGTGCCCGGAGCAGCGTGCATGACCGGTGGCCTGCTCGCTATGGTCTACGGCTTTGTACGCGCCGCCGAACACGGCTGGGCCGACCCGTTCACCCTCGCGATCCTCGCCGGTGGCGCAATCCTGCTCATCGCCTTCGCGCTCATCCAGTCCCGGGCCAGTCACCCTCTCGTGCCGCCTGCGCTCGTCCGGAACCGCCGGCTCGTTTGCGGTGCCGTCGGCGTGCTACTGGTCTCCGCCGCCACGATCCCCGTCATCGTCGTCGGCAGCCTCTACCTCCAGCGAGTTCACGGCGCCGGTGCGCTGACAGCAGGCTTCATGCTCGTTCCTGTCGTCGGCATGGTGCTGCTGGTCGGCCCGCTGGGCACATATCTGCTCAACCGCCTCGGCCCACGTGTGCCGTACCTGCTGGGCTGGGCAGCGATCGGAGGAGGCCTGTTGCTGCTGACCCGGCTGGCACCAGATTCCGCCTACCTCACGGACATTCTTCCAGGACTCGTCCTCGTCGGTGTGGGGATGCCGTTCGCCTGGATCAACAGCGAAGTTGTGGCGACCTCGTCGGCGGACGAGCGCACCGCCGGCCTGGCGGCAGGCGTCGTCCAGGCCGCTGCGCAGATCGGCGCGGCGATCGGGCTGGCCATTGCCATGACCGCCGCCAACACCTACGCCGCCGGCAGGCTTGCCCAGGGCGCGGATCCGCTCACCGCCCTCTCTGACGGCGTAGCGCGGGCCTTCTTGCTGGCAGCGGTTCTGACGATCCCCGCGGTGCTCAACGCGATCGTGGGCATGCGGCGAGCCAACACGGCTGATTCACTTCAATAA
- a CDS encoding sensor histidine kinase, producing the protein MTRVDQDAKEPPGFVLAAAVENDHVDIMAAYERALHAAGSPLANDRSRWEQAKEHARRSLIDLVASLRAGAIRVAEDDTLRARDTDTATVAPSPNPTDSWQAAAIFFEITLMHVLRRMNESDHSSGLIPLTTASLYRSISRHIEESCMAHSGFLLNRIHKAHVEERRRIARELHDRVGHDASMALRSIELAIISQDDPAQALRTLKTAQVAVQEILRSVRALTSDLRLQEPLASLEQGLEVFIASVKSPGMDVRLRVNGNETWASPEVRDESFFILREAIRNAAKHGAPALILVRVDIAPHELRATVEDDGCGFDPRLPRRSGGAGLCTMAERADLIGGTVTVMRRPSRGCKVELIVPLVRRASLQRR; encoded by the coding sequence GTGACGAGAGTCGATCAGGATGCCAAGGAGCCTCCCGGATTTGTTCTCGCCGCAGCCGTCGAAAATGATCACGTCGACATCATGGCCGCATATGAGCGGGCCTTACACGCTGCAGGCAGCCCTCTGGCGAACGACCGATCGCGCTGGGAACAGGCAAAAGAGCACGCACGTAGAAGCCTCATAGACCTCGTCGCAAGCCTTCGGGCGGGGGCGATCCGCGTGGCCGAAGACGACACTTTGCGCGCGCGGGACACCGACACCGCGACGGTCGCGCCAAGCCCGAACCCCACGGATTCATGGCAGGCCGCGGCCATCTTCTTCGAGATCACTTTGATGCATGTGTTACGGCGGATGAACGAGTCCGATCATTCATCGGGATTGATCCCGCTCACTACCGCTTCGTTGTATCGGAGTATCTCGAGACACATCGAGGAATCCTGCATGGCTCATTCGGGATTTCTGCTCAACCGAATTCATAAGGCGCACGTCGAGGAACGTCGCCGCATCGCCCGGGAACTGCATGACCGTGTCGGCCACGACGCGAGCATGGCCTTGCGCTCTATCGAATTGGCCATCATCAGCCAGGATGATCCGGCTCAAGCCTTGCGGACGCTCAAGACGGCTCAGGTGGCCGTGCAGGAGATCTTGCGGAGCGTACGGGCGCTGACCTCGGATCTGCGCCTCCAAGAACCCTTGGCCTCGTTGGAGCAGGGTCTCGAGGTCTTCATCGCGAGCGTCAAGTCTCCGGGCATGGATGTGCGCCTGCGGGTCAATGGGAACGAGACATGGGCCTCGCCGGAGGTCCGTGACGAGTCGTTCTTCATCCTTCGGGAAGCCATCCGGAACGCGGCGAAGCACGGTGCTCCTGCCCTGATCCTGGTAAGGGTCGACATCGCGCCTCATGAGCTTCGCGCCACGGTGGAGGACGACGGCTGCGGCTTCGACCCGCGGCTGCCCCGGCGATCAGGAGGCGCCGGCCTGTGCACCATGGCGGAACGGGCCGACCTCATCGGCGGCACCGTCACCGTCATGCGGCGGCCGAGCCGCGGCTGCAAGGTGGAGCTGATCGTCCCGCTCGTACGGCGTGCATCGCTCCAGCGGCGGTGA
- a CDS encoding response regulator produces the protein MAEGPTTVLLVDDHTIVREGVQKILESQQDLVVVGQAGDAKEAVALAGETKPDVVLLDVEIPGDDVETTVTRLHKVSPRSQVIILSMYDAAPLLKSLLAIGIRGYLLKSVSMDELVSAVRSARRDDGRVLLSVSRESLAQTEQEPSGVLSHREREILELTAQAMSNSQIASRLSLTEATVKRHMRKIFAKLGAVSRIDAVNKAMSASLIKGVDRMSSSR, from the coding sequence ATGGCCGAGGGACCCACGACTGTTCTGCTCGTCGATGACCACACGATCGTGCGGGAGGGTGTCCAGAAGATCCTTGAGTCCCAGCAGGACTTGGTGGTGGTCGGCCAGGCCGGTGACGCCAAGGAAGCCGTGGCTCTGGCCGGCGAGACGAAGCCAGATGTAGTGCTGCTGGATGTCGAGATCCCCGGCGACGACGTCGAGACGACTGTTACGCGTTTGCACAAGGTGTCGCCGAGATCGCAAGTGATCATCCTGAGCATGTATGACGCAGCTCCTCTCCTCAAGAGCCTGCTTGCCATCGGCATTCGCGGCTACCTGCTGAAGAGCGTCAGCATGGACGAGCTGGTGTCGGCCGTGCGCAGTGCTCGTCGCGACGATGGGCGGGTGCTGCTCTCCGTCTCCCGCGAGAGCCTGGCCCAGACGGAGCAGGAGCCTTCCGGCGTGCTCTCCCATCGGGAGCGCGAAATCCTCGAACTCACCGCGCAGGCGATGAGCAACTCCCAGATCGCCTCTCGCCTGTCCCTCACCGAGGCGACGGTGAAGCGGCACATGCGGAAGATCTTCGCCAAGCTCGGGGCGGTCTCGCGCATCGACGCGGTCAACAAGGCCATGAGCGCATCCTTGATCAAGGGAGTGGATCGCATGTCGTCGAGCAGGTAA
- a CDS encoding NADPH-dependent F420 reductase, producing MNGERLPVLGVVGCGRMGSACAELFALNGFPLLLASRRRRTAEELARRLPRAAAGSAEMVAAHADLLILATPADVTRTDIAPKIRSFVAGKPVMDVSNPMFYRNLDPCSSSAEAIARALPGGCLVKALNCVSAKQLARLEQTVTVPIAGDDPVAKRLVTSVLERAGFDVADAGPLSSSRLIEGLAHLLWQLGKRGTLGDSIGFRLVHLASDPALVPITPRRF from the coding sequence GTGAACGGCGAGCGTCTGCCCGTCCTGGGCGTCGTCGGATGTGGCCGGATGGGCTCCGCGTGCGCCGAACTGTTCGCACTCAACGGGTTTCCGCTGCTGCTCGCGTCACGGCGCCGGAGAACGGCAGAGGAGCTCGCGCGGCGCCTGCCCAGGGCAGCGGCGGGATCGGCCGAGATGGTGGCCGCGCATGCCGACCTGCTGATCCTGGCCACGCCCGCGGATGTGACCCGCACGGACATCGCGCCCAAGATCCGCTCGTTCGTCGCGGGAAAGCCCGTCATGGACGTGTCCAATCCCATGTTCTATCGGAACCTGGATCCCTGCTCGTCCTCGGCAGAGGCGATCGCCCGGGCGCTTCCGGGAGGTTGCCTGGTCAAGGCGCTCAACTGCGTTTCCGCCAAGCAGCTGGCGCGCCTGGAACAGACCGTCACCGTGCCGATAGCGGGTGACGATCCGGTGGCCAAGCGACTCGTCACCAGCGTGCTGGAACGCGCCGGTTTCGATGTCGCCGACGCGGGGCCGCTGTCGTCGAGCAGGCTCATCGAAGGGCTGGCTCACCTCCTGTGGCAGCTCGGCAAGCGCGGAACGCTGGGGGACTCCATCGGCTTCCGGCTGGTGCATCTGGCATCCGACCCCGCGCTCGTGCCGATCACACCTCGTAGGTTCTGA
- a CDS encoding VOC family protein, translated as MGQPVAWFDITAKDAAKAHKFYAELFGWNIDANNPMNYGMVDTGSSEGIPGGIGQAGNGNQPGIVLYVAVQDAKASLEHVERLGGKTEVPPYEIPGTGVMAVFQDPDGNRVGLWQR; from the coding sequence ATGGGACAGCCCGTTGCGTGGTTCGACATCACCGCGAAGGATGCCGCGAAGGCACACAAGTTCTATGCCGAGCTGTTCGGCTGGAACATCGACGCCAACAACCCGATGAACTACGGCATGGTCGACACGGGATCCAGTGAGGGGATCCCCGGCGGAATCGGGCAGGCCGGCAACGGCAACCAGCCCGGCATCGTCCTCTACGTCGCGGTTCAGGATGCCAAGGCGTCTCTGGAACACGTCGAACGCCTCGGCGGCAAGACTGAGGTACCCCCGTACGAAATCCCCGGGACCGGCGTGATGGCGGTCTTCCAGGACCCCGACGGCAACCGAGTCGGCCTCTGGCAGCGCTGA
- a CDS encoding ArsR/SmtB family transcription factor, which yields MRAIAEPRRLAILRLVASEELSAGHIAEHFEGVTRSAVSQHLQVLKDAELISERREGTKRLYRASEDGLAELRRFLDQMWGDSVNLARRLAEGGDGEEEIRAVG from the coding sequence TTGCGCGCGATCGCCGAGCCGAGACGTCTGGCGATTCTCCGGCTCGTCGCGAGCGAGGAACTGTCCGCGGGTCACATCGCAGAGCATTTCGAGGGTGTGACCCGCTCCGCCGTCTCCCAGCATCTCCAGGTGTTGAAAGACGCCGAGCTGATCTCTGAGCGCCGGGAAGGCACCAAGCGTCTTTATCGGGCGAGCGAGGATGGACTGGCCGAGTTGCGCAGGTTCCTCGATCAGATGTGGGGCGACTCGGTGAACCTCGCCCGGCGGCTGGCCGAGGGCGGCGACGGCGAGGAAGAGATTCGCGCGGTCGGCTGA
- a CDS encoding M20/M25/M40 family metallo-hydrolase, with the protein MSRLPGLLALGLLAATAVVTIRRLRPPPPLPADAASREFSAARANEHVRRFARRPHPVGSAEHARVRDYLVSEMRRLGLRTEVQEAVGRSPRDRRPVLGRVFNIVGVVPGAAPTGRVIVTAHYDSVPSGPGASDDGTGVAALLETARALTSDPTPPRNDVVFVATDAEEAGLLGAAAFTDEHPLAQGPAIVLNWDARGNRGPVLMFRTSQPNARLVRTFARSAPYPVADSGIADIAARVPNDTDLSAFLAAGLAGLDSGYITGAPYFHSPLDDPGHVDEPTLQQLGSNMLALTRAFGESDLSEPDDAERLVYFNTPSGALAHYPARAAIPLAALGLAATTALVVAGHRRGVVRFSGFLAGTASALLPLGLSVAAGQALWPMLVRVRPEYATMRMSTTYRPGHFEAGLLALVGGIVLGWYGVARRRWGPEAPAVGMLVWPTTLGSALAVLSPGSSHLAALPALGAATGRLATMFCPPRWHVPVTAASLVPAAVIGAGTWELLPLGLRMAGITAAPRLAFSAGLALPLIEELWPRRWAYLPPVLAFGIAAALVARGLVTDRVSPDQPGATTLRYIMDADTRQAMWGADPPLDAWNAGYVHTDQTEHPFIDVWGAQPICVGPAKASDVPAPALTILDDTTEGSTRRLRVLLRSQRDVSSIALSVMNGEIREIVVAGRQIVGSGFTFVAPDPDGTEVTLSLTKSDEPVRLRVSDTQAGPGTLTDLPGYAAPPDWLYLLRADVTVVRTYEV; encoded by the coding sequence ATGTCTCGTTTGCCCGGTCTGCTGGCGCTAGGACTGCTCGCCGCCACCGCCGTCGTCACGATCAGGAGGTTGCGTCCGCCGCCCCCTCTTCCGGCGGACGCAGCCTCCCGTGAGTTCAGCGCGGCGCGGGCGAACGAGCACGTCCGGCGCTTTGCTCGCCGCCCTCATCCGGTCGGCAGCGCCGAACATGCCCGGGTGCGCGACTATCTCGTGAGTGAGATGCGACGGCTGGGCCTGCGCACGGAGGTTCAGGAAGCGGTGGGCAGATCGCCGCGCGATCGCCGGCCTGTGCTCGGCAGGGTCTTCAACATCGTAGGCGTGGTGCCCGGCGCCGCCCCCACGGGTCGCGTGATCGTGACGGCGCACTACGACTCGGTGCCGTCCGGCCCAGGTGCCAGCGATGACGGCACCGGTGTGGCGGCTCTGCTGGAAACTGCCCGAGCCCTCACCTCCGATCCGACGCCGCCGCGCAACGATGTCGTCTTCGTCGCGACGGATGCCGAGGAGGCCGGGCTCCTGGGCGCGGCCGCGTTCACCGACGAGCATCCCCTGGCACAAGGGCCCGCGATCGTCCTCAATTGGGACGCGAGAGGGAATCGCGGGCCCGTGCTGATGTTCCGCACGTCTCAGCCGAATGCTCGGCTGGTCCGGACGTTCGCGCGGTCGGCACCGTATCCAGTGGCCGATTCCGGAATCGCGGACATCGCGGCGAGGGTCCCCAATGACACAGACTTGTCCGCGTTCCTCGCCGCGGGCCTGGCCGGACTCGACTCCGGCTACATCACCGGGGCCCCGTACTTCCACAGTCCGCTGGACGACCCCGGTCATGTCGACGAGCCCACGCTGCAGCAGCTGGGGTCCAACATGCTGGCGCTGACGCGGGCTTTCGGCGAGTCGGATCTGTCCGAGCCTGACGACGCCGAGCGACTGGTCTACTTCAACACGCCGAGCGGCGCTCTCGCTCACTATCCGGCTCGCGCCGCGATTCCGCTCGCCGCGCTCGGCCTGGCCGCCACGACCGCACTGGTCGTCGCGGGACACCGCCGCGGCGTCGTCCGCTTCTCCGGATTCCTGGCGGGGACGGCATCGGCACTGCTGCCGCTGGGACTGTCCGTCGCCGCGGGGCAGGCGTTGTGGCCCATGCTTGTACGGGTCCGGCCCGAGTACGCCACCATGCGGATGTCGACGACCTACCGTCCCGGCCATTTCGAGGCCGGGCTGTTGGCCCTCGTCGGTGGCATCGTGCTGGGATGGTACGGCGTCGCTCGGCGACGGTGGGGCCCAGAGGCCCCGGCCGTCGGGATGCTCGTCTGGCCGACCACGCTCGGCTCCGCCCTGGCCGTGCTGTCCCCTGGCTCCTCCCACCTGGCCGCACTGCCTGCCCTGGGCGCCGCCACGGGGCGACTGGCCACGATGTTCTGCCCGCCACGGTGGCATGTTCCCGTGACGGCGGCGAGTCTCGTCCCCGCGGCCGTCATCGGTGCCGGCACGTGGGAGCTCCTGCCTCTGGGATTGCGGATGGCCGGCATCACCGCCGCTCCACGGCTGGCGTTCAGCGCCGGCCTGGCGCTACCGCTGATCGAAGAGCTATGGCCGCGGAGGTGGGCGTACCTGCCGCCGGTCCTGGCCTTCGGCATCGCCGCCGCCCTCGTCGCACGCGGGCTCGTCACCGACCGCGTTTCGCCCGACCAGCCGGGCGCCACGACATTGCGGTACATCATGGACGCCGACACCAGACAGGCGATGTGGGGGGCCGATCCGCCATTGGACGCCTGGAACGCGGGCTACGTGCACACCGATCAGACCGAGCATCCCTTCATCGACGTGTGGGGCGCGCAACCGATCTGCGTCGGCCCGGCGAAAGCCTCCGACGTGCCCGCGCCCGCACTCACGATCCTCGACGACACCACCGAAGGCTCGACCCGCCGGCTTCGAGTCCTTCTGCGATCGCAGCGTGACGTGAGTTCTATCGCATTGTCGGTCATGAACGGCGAGATACGCGAGATTGTCGTGGCGGGTAGACAGATCGTGGGATCGGGCTTCACGTTCGTGGCCCCGGATCCCGACGGAACCGAGGTCACTCTTAGCTTGACGAAGAGCGATGAGCCTGTCCGCCTGCGAGTCAGCGACACACAGGCCGGTCCCGGCACATTGACGGATCTGCCCGGCTATGCCGCGCCGCCGGACTGGCTCTACCTGCTCAGGGCGGACGTCACCGTGGTCAGAACCTACGAGGTGTGA